One Betaproteobacteria bacterium genomic window, TCGCGAAGGTCTCTCGCTGGTGGGTGTCCTGCTCGCGGCGGCCGCTCCGGACCTCCTCGCCCGCGCGTTTGGCGAGCGTGCAGGACTCCCGATGTTCAGTCTCTTTTTTGTGCCGCTGCTGGCGCTTTGCGTGTGGCTCGTCGTCCGGTACGCGCCGCGTCCGCCCCGCGCCACCGCGGTGCTCGCCCCTGGCGGAGTCTTCGCCGGCATGATCGAACCGCTTGCGAATGGCCGCTTCCGCGCGCTGCTCCTGGTTTTCGTCCTGAACGGCATTGCCGCGTCGATTCCCGCGACGCTCGTACTGTTCTACATCGACGACGTACTGCAGCGGCCAGACCTCGGCGGAGCATTCCTCGCCCTGTATTTCGCCTGCGGCGCCCTCGGGATGCCGGTTTGGGTGCGCCTGGCTGCGCTCATCGGCAAGAAGCGCGCGTGGCTCGTCGGCATGCTCCTGTCCGTCGTCGGCTTCTTCTGGGCCTTTGCGCTCGGGCCAGGCGACGCGGCCGCGTTTGCCGCCGTCTGCGCGCTGTCCGGCCTCGGGCTAGGTGCCGATCTCGCCCTGCCACCGTCGCTGCTCGCCGACGTCATCGACCACGACGCCCGCGGCGCCGAAGCCCGTGCGCAGGGGGCCTATTTCGGCTTGTGGAACCTGGTCACGAAGCTGAATCTCGCCCTCGCCGCCGGCATCGCGCTGCCGCTCCTGGCGCTGCTCGGCTACGAGCCGGGCGCTGCAGCGCGCTCCGTGCTCGCGCTCGGCGTTCTCTATGCCCTCGTGCCGAGCGCCCTCAAGCTCGCGGCGGCGGCGGCGCTGTGGTTCGCGCCATT contains:
- a CDS encoding MFS transporter, translated to MAALPIYVHVPKFYADVLGMPIAVIGFVLLTVRIVDAVQDPLLGYWSDRGFTRFGGRRFFIGAAAPLLAFGMVALFHPEWRGSAPPALWLTATLIVVYLGYSIASISYQALGAEMSGDYVERTRITAAREGLSLVGVLLAAAAPDLLARAFGERAGLPMFSLFFVPLLALCVWLVVRYAPRPPRATAVLAPGGVFAGMIEPLANGRFRALLLVFVLNGIAASIPATLVLFYIDDVLQRPDLGGAFLALYFACGALGMPVWVRLAALIGKKRAWLVGMLLSVVGFFWAFALGPGDAAAFAAVCALSGLGLGADLALPPSLLADVIDHDARGAEARAQGAYFGLWNLVTKLNLALAAGIALPLLALLGYEPGAAARSVLALGVLYALVPSALKLAAAAALWFAP